The proteins below are encoded in one region of Effusibacillus dendaii:
- the cymR gene encoding cysteine metabolism transcriptional regulator CymR, with translation MKLSTKGRYGITLMMDLALHQGEGPISLKSVAEREELSEHYLEQLIAPLRNAGLVRSIRGAYGGYVLSRTPQEITVGDIIRVLEGPITVVEDPNDELDYLWEEVRKAINGALDSFTLADVVERRKTGDDNFMFYI, from the coding sequence ATGAAACTGTCCACTAAAGGGCGCTATGGAATCACGTTGATGATGGATCTGGCGCTGCATCAAGGGGAAGGGCCGATTTCTCTAAAATCAGTGGCGGAGCGGGAAGAACTGTCGGAACACTATTTGGAACAGTTGATTGCCCCGCTTCGAAATGCAGGCTTGGTGCGTTCCATTCGGGGAGCTTACGGAGGGTATGTATTGTCCAGAACTCCTCAGGAAATCACGGTGGGTGATATTATTCGCGTCCTGGAGGGGCCGATCACCGTCGTCGAGGATCCAAACGATGAACTGGATTACCTGTGGGAAGAAGTCCGAAAAGCAATTAACGGGGCGCTGGATTCGTTTACACTGGCCGATGTGGTTGAACGAAGAAAAACAGGTGATGATAATTTTATGTTTTATATTTGA
- a CDS encoding YczE/YyaS/YitT family protein: MESDTYTGAVEGARKTIILRSLDGRKKAADSQLAYRVWLTVRRLAVFLVGIWIMSYGIVCVVKAHLGAAPWDVLHLGIALHTGLSFGRVQQMAGLVILLTACLILKKWPSFGSIANMVLVGEFCDWIIRWQLVPEWQHLAARIGLFVVGIAVWGFGTGIYIESRLGAGPRDWLMLALHQTTGWAIRWVRTFLEIFAVAVGFALGGPFSAGTIVFSLSIGHSTEYGLRVAAKLCNRFVKGGETYETVH, encoded by the coding sequence ATGGAATCGGATACGTATACTGGGGCTGTGGAAGGAGCAAGGAAAACAATCATCCTGCGGTCGTTGGACGGTCGCAAAAAAGCAGCAGACAGCCAATTGGCATATCGTGTTTGGCTGACAGTCAGACGTCTGGCCGTTTTCCTGGTCGGCATTTGGATTATGTCGTATGGGATTGTGTGTGTGGTGAAAGCCCACTTGGGGGCCGCGCCATGGGATGTGTTGCATTTGGGAATTGCCCTTCATACCGGACTCTCTTTCGGTCGGGTGCAGCAGATGGCAGGGCTGGTGATTTTGTTAACGGCCTGCCTCATTCTGAAAAAATGGCCCAGCTTCGGTTCCATTGCCAATATGGTGTTGGTGGGCGAATTTTGCGATTGGATCATTCGTTGGCAGCTTGTCCCGGAATGGCAGCACCTGGCGGCCCGGATTGGATTGTTTGTCGTCGGAATAGCGGTTTGGGGATTTGGCACAGGGATTTATATTGAGTCCCGTTTGGGCGCCGGGCCGCGTGATTGGCTGATGCTGGCCTTGCATCAAACAACGGGTTGGGCCATCCGCTGGGTGCGCACGTTCTTGGAAATATTTGCCGTGGCGGTCGGTTTCGCATTAGGGGGGCCGTTTTCTGCAGGCACAATCGTGTTTTCGTTATCAATCGGGCATTCCACTGAATATGGATTGCGGGTAGCCGCCAAACTGTGCAATCGATTTGTGAAGGGAGGAGAAACATATGAAACTGTCCACTAA
- a CDS encoding AAA family ATPase — protein MDLFSYQARESQQKMAPLAARMRPQSLDELFGQEEIVGKGKLLRRAIESDQLSSIILYGPPGTGKTTIAQIVAGHTQSYFRTLNAVTAGVVDIRQVVEEAKNRQTMYNQRTVLFIDEIHRFNKAQQDALLPHVESGLMILIGATTENPFFEVNAALLSRSQVFSLSPLTETDLKRVAERALADRERGLGHFPVKIDEAALDHLVRYADGDARRLLNALELAVLSTDPGEDGMIRITLETAVESIQRRAVRYDKSGDQHYDTISAFIKSIRGSDPHAALFWLARMIDAGEDPRFIARRLVISASEDIGNADPQALQVAVAAFQAIELIGMPEGRIVLAQAVTYLASAPKSNASYMGINEALSAIRSGQSIEIPVHLRDAHYKGAEQLGHGKGYLYPHNFPGNFVEQEYLPQELSGTIFYRPTANGYEKRIREHLLAIRKLTD, from the coding sequence ATGGATTTGTTCTCCTATCAAGCAAGAGAATCGCAGCAAAAGATGGCGCCTCTGGCAGCCCGCATGCGTCCGCAAAGTCTTGACGAACTGTTTGGACAAGAGGAGATCGTCGGCAAGGGCAAATTGCTGCGGCGCGCAATTGAAAGCGATCAACTGTCTTCGATCATTTTGTATGGTCCGCCGGGAACGGGCAAAACGACGATCGCTCAAATCGTGGCGGGGCACACCCAATCGTATTTTCGCACGCTGAACGCCGTGACGGCCGGTGTAGTCGATATCCGGCAGGTTGTAGAAGAGGCGAAAAACCGCCAAACAATGTACAATCAACGGACCGTTCTGTTCATTGACGAGATTCACCGCTTTAACAAAGCGCAGCAGGATGCGCTGCTGCCGCATGTGGAAAGCGGATTGATGATCTTGATTGGAGCCACAACTGAAAATCCCTTTTTTGAAGTAAATGCGGCGCTGTTGTCGCGCTCCCAGGTGTTTTCCCTGTCCCCATTGACAGAAACGGATTTGAAGCGGGTGGCGGAAAGAGCACTCGCAGACCGTGAGCGGGGATTGGGGCATTTTCCGGTAAAAATAGACGAGGCGGCGCTCGATCATCTGGTGCGCTATGCGGACGGCGACGCACGGAGGCTGCTGAATGCGCTGGAACTTGCCGTTTTATCGACAGACCCGGGAGAAGACGGAATGATTCGGATTACGTTGGAGACAGCCGTGGAATCGATCCAGAGAAGGGCGGTTCGCTATGACAAATCGGGGGATCAGCATTATGATACGATTTCCGCCTTTATTAAATCAATTCGCGGTTCTGACCCGCATGCCGCGCTGTTCTGGCTGGCACGGATGATCGATGCGGGGGAAGATCCTCGTTTTATCGCCCGACGCTTGGTGATATCCGCCTCTGAGGATATCGGAAACGCCGATCCACAGGCGCTGCAGGTTGCGGTTGCCGCTTTCCAGGCGATAGAACTAATTGGTATGCCGGAAGGGCGAATCGTATTGGCGCAGGCGGTCACCTATCTGGCTTCTGCACCGAAAAGCAACGCGTCTTATATGGGGATCAATGAAGCGTTGAGTGCGATCCGCAGCGGACAGTCGATCGAGATTCCGGTTCACCTGCGGGATGCTCATTACAAAGGGGCGGAACAGTTGGGGCACGGCAAAGGATATTTGTATCCCCATAATTTCCCGGGGAATTTTGTCGAACAGGAGTATCTGCCACAGGAACTAAGCGGCACAATTTTTTATCGGCCGACGGCTAACGGTTATGAAAAGCGGATTCGCGAGCACCTTTTGGCAATCCGCAAGCTTACGGATTAG
- the ltaE gene encoding low-specificity L-threonine aldolase: MIDLRSDTVTHPTDAMRQAMAAAEVGDDVYGEDPTVNRLETLAAEKLGKEAALFVTSGTQGNQLAVLSHARAGEEVILEAESHLFYYEAAAASALAGVQTRPIVGVRGAMHPQEVERAIRGNDIHVPRTALICLENTHNRAGGAIVPLANMRSIYEMARQKNVPVHLDGARIFNAAVALGVDVREFTAYVDTVQICFSKGLSAPVGSLLAGSREFIEQARRWRKRLGGGMRQAGVIAAPAILALTEMVDRLAEDHANAKRLAHSLAEMKGLQLDPALVETNIVIADVSQTGLSAVQLLEKMKREGVLAADFGKSLIRFVTHKDVNQSDVEEAARRVHKALQTVW; this comes from the coding sequence ATCATCGATTTGCGAAGCGATACGGTAACTCACCCGACAGATGCCATGCGCCAGGCGATGGCTGCTGCGGAAGTGGGCGATGATGTATACGGAGAAGATCCTACCGTCAATCGGCTGGAAACATTGGCGGCAGAAAAGCTGGGGAAAGAAGCGGCTCTGTTTGTAACAAGCGGAACACAGGGAAATCAGCTGGCTGTTTTATCGCATGCCCGTGCAGGCGAAGAAGTGATTTTGGAGGCTGAATCCCACCTTTTTTATTATGAAGCGGCTGCTGCTTCCGCTCTGGCGGGAGTTCAGACGCGCCCGATCGTGGGCGTACGGGGCGCCATGCATCCGCAAGAAGTGGAGCGGGCGATTCGCGGCAACGACATCCATGTTCCGCGCACCGCTCTGATTTGTTTGGAAAATACGCATAACCGTGCCGGCGGAGCGATTGTGCCGCTTGCCAACATGCGCTCGATTTACGAAATGGCCCGCCAAAAAAATGTGCCCGTGCACTTGGATGGAGCGCGTATTTTTAATGCGGCGGTTGCGCTCGGTGTAGATGTGCGCGAATTCACCGCCTATGTCGATACGGTGCAAATTTGCTTCTCAAAAGGACTCTCGGCGCCCGTTGGTTCCCTGCTTGCCGGTTCACGCGAGTTTATCGAGCAGGCCCGCCGATGGAGAAAACGGCTTGGCGGCGGTATGCGTCAGGCCGGCGTGATTGCCGCTCCCGCTATTCTGGCGTTAACCGAGATGGTGGATCGATTGGCGGAAGATCATGCGAATGCCAAACGGCTTGCACATTCACTGGCGGAAATGAAGGGATTGCAGTTGGATCCCGCTTTGGTGGAGACTAATATTGTAATTGCGGATGTGTCACAAACGGGCCTGAGCGCTGTCCAACTGCTGGAAAAAATGAAGCGGGAAGGCGTTTTGGCGGCCGATTTCGGCAAGTCGTTAATCCGATTTGTGACCCATAAAGATGTGAACCAATCGGATGTGGAAGAAGCGGCCAGGCGGGTGCATAAAGCGCTGCAAACGGTTTGGTAA
- a CDS encoding isochorismate synthase, with protein MVISNLMLTNQQQLQQFLARGIKRATALQRQILCSFTTEAPVFDAVEIFRSGMTLVNECMYWSTPDRSLRLTGIGSAVTAEANGTQRWRQITQQLKQIKQVTLQSAPAEIPGTGPLWLGGFSFDPLQPNKDEIWRAYPDAQLMIPGFLFTVSNNRYWITVNVMVGASDDACKLADELIKKQYALLNGSSESNPTREPQSPAALKVDQGDAAYWKQAVSQAVDKILQNQLQKTVLARKVLVRSEQPFRPADVLRNLLEMQPDCYHFAISRGSCCFLGATPERLTAVQGSRVDAACLAGSIARGNNETEDRELAEYLRNDMKNRAEHAFVVDMLQHTLEPFCETVQAKNQPELMKLQYIQHLYTPVTGTLKPNETILSLLPELHPTPAVGGFPREEAIQQIRILENMDRGWYASPIGWVDSQGNGEYAVALRSALIDNRDAWLFAGCGIVADSNPEDEYAETCLKLRPMLSALGGHHNEK; from the coding sequence ATGGTAATTTCGAATCTGATGCTGACAAATCAACAGCAATTGCAGCAGTTTTTGGCGCGAGGCATCAAACGGGCAACCGCCCTCCAGCGTCAAATTCTTTGCAGTTTTACAACGGAAGCTCCCGTTTTTGATGCGGTGGAAATATTTCGCTCCGGAATGACACTTGTAAACGAGTGCATGTATTGGTCGACACCGGACAGGTCGCTCCGTTTGACAGGAATCGGTTCAGCGGTCACAGCAGAAGCAAACGGCACTCAACGCTGGCGGCAAATCACTCAGCAACTGAAACAGATTAAACAGGTTACACTCCAGTCTGCACCGGCCGAGATTCCCGGCACCGGTCCATTGTGGCTGGGGGGATTCTCATTTGATCCTTTGCAGCCAAACAAAGACGAAATTTGGCGGGCCTACCCCGATGCACAGCTTATGATACCCGGTTTTCTGTTTACCGTCTCAAATAACAGGTACTGGATAACTGTCAACGTGATGGTGGGAGCATCCGATGATGCCTGCAAACTGGCTGATGAACTGATCAAGAAACAGTATGCTCTGTTAAACGGCAGCAGCGAAAGCAACCCTACGCGGGAACCGCAATCACCTGCCGCGCTGAAAGTGGACCAGGGAGATGCGGCTTACTGGAAACAGGCCGTTTCCCAAGCGGTGGACAAGATTTTGCAAAACCAACTGCAAAAAACAGTGCTGGCCAGAAAAGTACTTGTCCGGTCCGAGCAGCCGTTCCGTCCTGCCGATGTGCTTCGCAATCTGCTGGAAATGCAGCCGGACTGCTATCATTTTGCCATTTCCAGAGGAAGCTGCTGTTTCCTGGGAGCCACACCGGAAAGGTTGACTGCCGTCCAAGGCAGTCGGGTCGACGCCGCATGCTTGGCCGGGTCGATTGCCCGTGGCAACAATGAAACGGAAGACCGGGAACTGGCCGAGTATTTGCGCAACGATATGAAAAATCGGGCGGAACACGCTTTTGTTGTCGATATGCTGCAGCATACACTGGAGCCATTTTGTGAAACCGTACAGGCGAAAAATCAGCCTGAACTGATGAAACTTCAATACATTCAACACCTGTATACGCCCGTAACCGGAACATTGAAGCCAAATGAAACGATTCTGTCCCTGTTGCCCGAGCTGCATCCGACACCGGCAGTGGGAGGATTCCCCCGTGAGGAGGCCATCCAGCAGATTCGTATTTTGGAAAATATGGACCGCGGCTGGTATGCATCTCCCATCGGCTGGGTCGATTCGCAAGGCAACGGGGAATATGCTGTCGCGCTGCGTTCGGCGCTGATTGACAACAGAGACGCATGGTTGTTTGCCGGATGCGGGATTGTAGCCGACTCCAACCCGGAGGACGAATATGCGGAAACCTGTTTAAAACTGCGGCCGATGCTTTCCGCTTTGGGGGGACACCACAATGAAAAATGA
- the menD gene encoding 2-succinyl-5-enolpyruvyl-6-hydroxy-3-cyclohexene-1-carboxylic-acid synthase, which yields MKNEELLHHYLGALIDELARSGVRHVCICPGSRSTPLAMRFADHPGFRIWIHIDERSAAFFALGMAKTLREPVALVCTSGTASANFFPAVVEAFHGRVPLIVLTADRPHELRDIGAPQTIDQLRLYGTHVKWFTEMALPETTPDMFRYVRTVASRAAAVAATAPSGPVHLNFPLREPLVPSAAEEANSFARTAEQPYVSAIRGEHHLSGPQMQQLADQLRRTANGLIVCGPLDQPDFAKSVVALAETLGYPVLADPLSQVRCGSHRKDVVINSYDAFLRDSRFVEDTVPEVVIRLGAMPVSKPLLLYLKRHSACRQIVVDTIERWNEPTLLATELVHASPVLFCQELNAQLASQSGLSGVPAVSVRGDASWLKIWQTANEQTELAMQDTVLSMQEPFEGRVFTELADLLPDGSVLYVGNSMPVRDQDTFFPRKDQDIRFLANRGANGIDGIVSSSLGAAAASEGPVVLVIGDLSFYHDLNGLLAAKRHGLHLTIILLNNDGGGIFSFLPQAEHPRHFETLFGTPIGLDFEKAVEMYGGSFTRPENWDTFRRSVTSALEGDGLHVIELRTDRQLNVRQHRQIWKAVSDMLDNGRKRETL from the coding sequence ATGAAAAATGAGGAATTGCTCCACCACTACCTGGGTGCCTTGATTGACGAACTGGCGCGCAGCGGCGTCAGACATGTCTGCATCTGCCCAGGGTCACGCTCCACGCCATTGGCGATGCGATTTGCCGATCATCCCGGTTTTCGAATATGGATTCATATCGACGAGCGCTCAGCCGCTTTTTTTGCTTTAGGGATGGCCAAAACGCTGCGGGAACCAGTGGCGCTTGTCTGTACGTCAGGAACGGCTTCCGCCAATTTTTTTCCGGCAGTGGTAGAAGCGTTTCACGGTCGGGTGCCGCTGATTGTATTGACAGCTGACCGTCCGCATGAATTGAGGGATATTGGGGCGCCTCAGACGATCGATCAACTGCGCTTGTACGGTACGCATGTCAAATGGTTTACGGAAATGGCGCTGCCGGAAACGACCCCGGATATGTTCCGCTATGTACGTACCGTCGCCTCCAGAGCTGCAGCAGTTGCCGCCACAGCCCCCTCCGGCCCTGTTCATTTGAATTTTCCGCTGCGGGAACCGCTGGTTCCTTCTGCTGCGGAAGAGGCAAACAGTTTTGCCAGAACGGCGGAGCAGCCCTATGTGTCTGCCATCAGGGGCGAACATCATTTGTCAGGGCCACAGATGCAGCAATTGGCCGACCAGCTGCGCCGGACTGCAAACGGATTGATCGTTTGCGGTCCGCTTGACCAGCCCGATTTTGCAAAATCGGTGGTGGCGTTGGCGGAAACACTGGGTTATCCCGTGTTGGCCGATCCTTTGTCGCAGGTTCGTTGCGGCTCCCATCGAAAAGATGTGGTGATCAACAGCTATGACGCGTTTTTGCGGGATTCCCGTTTTGTCGAGGATACAGTTCCCGAAGTGGTGATCCGGCTTGGCGCCATGCCCGTTTCCAAACCGCTTCTGCTTTATTTGAAGCGTCACTCCGCCTGCAGACAAATCGTTGTCGATACGATCGAGCGATGGAATGAACCGACCTTACTGGCAACCGAGTTGGTGCATGCCTCTCCCGTTTTATTCTGTCAGGAGCTTAACGCACAGCTTGCGTCACAGAGCGGTTTATCGGGCGTCCCTGCGGTATCGGTTCGCGGCGACGCAAGCTGGCTGAAAATCTGGCAGACGGCAAATGAACAAACGGAACTGGCGATGCAGGACACTGTACTTTCCATGCAGGAACCGTTTGAAGGGCGCGTGTTTACCGAATTGGCCGATTTATTGCCGGATGGCTCCGTCTTATATGTCGGAAACAGTATGCCGGTACGGGATCAGGACACATTTTTCCCGCGTAAAGATCAGGACATCCGCTTTCTGGCCAACCGGGGAGCGAACGGTATAGACGGCATTGTTTCCAGTTCGCTGGGGGCGGCGGCTGCCTCGGAGGGTCCGGTTGTGCTGGTGATTGGCGACCTGTCCTTCTACCATGACCTGAACGGTTTACTGGCTGCCAAACGACACGGTCTTCATCTGACGATCATTCTGTTGAACAATGACGGGGGCGGCATTTTCTCCTTTTTGCCGCAGGCGGAACACCCGCGCCATTTTGAAACGTTGTTCGGCACCCCGATCGGCCTGGACTTCGAAAAGGCGGTCGAAATGTACGGCGGATCGTTTACCCGCCCGGAAAATTGGGACACCTTCAGACGCAGCGTCACCTCTGCTCTCGAGGGAGACGGGTTGCATGTGATCGAGCTGCGAACAGACCGCCAATTGAATGTCAGGCAGCATCGCCAGATCTGGAAAGCGGTATCCGATATGTTGGACAACGGGCGAAAGCGGGAAACCCTATGA
- the menH gene encoding 2-succinyl-6-hydroxy-2,4-cyclohexadiene-1-carboxylate synthase, translating to MTRYAINGISLNADIQGNGFPLLLLHGFTGSSRTWQPHVSCWNPFFRTITVDLIGHGDSDSPHDADRYRMEACVADLLELMNQLQIDRFGLLGYSMGGRVALQLANAAPERVAALVLESASPGIADAAERKARIANDNALADRIERDGILPFIDYWQSIPLFQSQQKLPEDIRKGLREQRLRNSPAGLANSLRGMGTGMQSPLHDRLQELDMPVLLIAGEWDDKYVSIGHKMNNRLPRSRLEVVPNAGHTVHLEQPDVFDELVLEFFQSNIQGKRKGS from the coding sequence ATGACCCGCTATGCCATAAACGGAATTTCGCTGAATGCGGATATTCAAGGCAACGGATTCCCGCTCCTTCTTTTGCACGGTTTTACAGGCAGCAGCCGGACTTGGCAGCCGCATGTCTCCTGTTGGAACCCTTTTTTTCGTACGATCACAGTCGATTTGATCGGGCACGGTGATTCTGATTCTCCGCACGATGCGGACAGATACCGGATGGAAGCCTGTGTGGCGGACCTTTTGGAACTGATGAACCAGTTACAGATTGATCGATTTGGATTGCTGGGTTATTCTATGGGAGGACGGGTTGCCTTACAGCTTGCCAATGCTGCGCCGGAACGTGTGGCGGCGTTAGTGTTGGAAAGCGCCTCGCCCGGCATCGCCGATGCAGCCGAACGGAAGGCGCGAATCGCAAATGACAACGCACTGGCTGACCGAATCGAACGGGATGGGATTTTGCCGTTTATCGATTATTGGCAGTCGATCCCGCTTTTTCAGAGCCAGCAAAAGCTGCCGGAAGATATTCGCAAAGGGCTTCGGGAACAGCGGCTCCGCAATTCACCTGCTGGCCTCGCAAACAGCCTGCGCGGCATGGGAACCGGCATGCAATCCCCGCTGCACGACAGACTGCAGGAACTGGACATGCCTGTGCTGTTGATCGCCGGTGAATGGGACGACAAATATGTCTCGATCGGCCATAAGATGAACAACCGGTTGCCTCGCTCCCGGCTGGAGGTGGTCCCCAATGCCGGTCATACGGTGCATTTGGAGCAGCCTGATGTTTTTGACGAGCTTGTGTTGGAGTTTTTCCAGTCAAATATACAAGGGAAAAGGAAGGGTTCATAA
- the menB gene encoding 1,4-dihydroxy-2-naphthoyl-CoA synthase — protein sequence MAVEWKQTRQYEDILYETYEGIAKISINRPEVHNAFRPKTVMEMLDAFAAAREDNSVGVIWLTGVGGKAFCSGGDQRVRGEGGYVGEDQVPRLNVLDLQRLIRTIPKPVIAVVAGYAIGGGHVLHLVCDLTIAAENAVFGQTGPKVGSFDAGYGATYLARVVGHKKAREIWYLCRQYNAQQALDMGLVNTVVPLDQLEAEALQWSKEILEKSPMAIRFLKASFNADTDGLAGIQQLAGDATLLYYLSDEAKEGKNAFLEKRPPDFSKFPRFP from the coding sequence ATGGCCGTAGAATGGAAACAAACCAGGCAATATGAAGACATTCTGTATGAAACCTATGAAGGAATTGCCAAAATCTCAATCAATCGACCGGAGGTACATAATGCATTCCGTCCCAAGACGGTGATGGAAATGCTCGACGCTTTTGCGGCAGCCAGAGAAGATAACAGCGTTGGCGTCATCTGGCTGACAGGTGTCGGCGGCAAAGCATTTTGCTCCGGCGGCGACCAGCGTGTTCGCGGTGAAGGCGGTTATGTAGGGGAAGACCAAGTACCCCGTTTGAACGTGCTCGATCTGCAACGGCTGATCCGCACCATCCCAAAACCGGTGATTGCGGTCGTAGCAGGTTACGCAATCGGTGGCGGACACGTACTGCATCTTGTCTGCGACCTGACCATTGCAGCGGAAAATGCGGTGTTCGGCCAAACGGGACCGAAAGTCGGCAGCTTTGACGCCGGCTACGGGGCCACCTACTTGGCTCGTGTGGTAGGACATAAAAAAGCACGCGAAATTTGGTATTTGTGCCGCCAATACAACGCACAGCAAGCACTCGACATGGGACTGGTCAACACCGTGGTGCCGCTCGATCAATTGGAAGCGGAAGCGCTTCAATGGTCGAAAGAAATTTTGGAGAAAAGCCCGATGGCGATTCGCTTCCTGAAAGCATCGTTCAATGCGGACACCGATGGCCTGGCTGGCATTCAGCAGTTGGCCGGCGATGCGACACTGCTCTATTACCTCAGCGATGAAGCGAAAGAGGGCAAAAACGCGTTTCTCGAAAAACGGCCGCCTGACTTCTCCAAGTTCCCGCGCTTCCCGTGA
- a CDS encoding o-succinylbenzoate--CoA ligase, with translation MSGDWLPDWLSRRASGMPNQIAVKGKTESLTFADLYRQAEEIAKRLASLGIQAGDKVAWLMRNSVQTAVWIHALSRLGVVQVPLNIRLTASEIVWQLTDVEAKLLVFDDIHTEKAAEIGELLPSLTQLNRNSIGELPFGNAVLRDRIRLSDTYCIIYTSGTTGRPKGAMLTYGNHWWNAIGSSLNLGLEKTDRWLACVPFFHVSGLSILMRSVIYGMPVIVHESFDPATVNRSIEEDGVTIISVVSHMLFRMLEEQGDRPYPDTLRCVLLGGGPAPLPLLEDCERRNIPVVQTYGMTETGSQIVTLSPEDAIRKLGSAGKPLLPAELRIELDGQILPAGEVGEIAVRGPSVTIGYYNRPETTKEALRDGWLHTGDLGYLDEEGYLYVLDRRKDLIISGGENVYPAEVESVLLAHDAIKEAGVTGIPDEKWGQVPVAAVKLTENQTVTEAELIEFCRKQLASYKVPKRIQFVDQLPRNASDKLLRRLLADLFREEAGAR, from the coding sequence ATGTCTGGAGATTGGTTGCCCGATTGGCTTTCCCGACGGGCTTCAGGAATGCCGAATCAGATTGCGGTTAAAGGAAAAACAGAAAGCTTGACATTCGCCGATTTGTACAGGCAGGCGGAGGAAATCGCCAAACGATTGGCATCACTTGGCATTCAGGCAGGGGATAAAGTAGCCTGGCTGATGCGCAACAGTGTGCAAACGGCGGTGTGGATTCACGCGTTAAGCCGTTTGGGAGTGGTTCAGGTCCCCTTGAACATTCGTCTGACCGCCTCCGAGATTGTCTGGCAGTTGACCGACGTAGAAGCCAAACTGCTTGTTTTTGACGACATTCACACGGAGAAGGCGGCTGAAATCGGCGAGTTGCTCCCTTCGTTGACGCAGTTGAATCGCAATTCGATCGGTGAACTTCCGTTCGGTAACGCCGTTCTGCGGGATCGAATCCGCCTGTCTGATACATATTGTATCATTTATACATCCGGTACGACCGGTCGGCCAAAAGGGGCGATGCTCACATACGGCAACCATTGGTGGAACGCGATCGGATCTTCGCTTAACCTGGGACTTGAAAAAACAGACCGTTGGTTGGCCTGTGTCCCGTTTTTTCACGTAAGCGGTCTGTCGATTCTGATGCGCAGCGTAATTTACGGAATGCCCGTGATTGTGCATGAATCGTTTGATCCGGCAACCGTCAACCGCTCGATTGAAGAAGACGGTGTCACCATCATTTCGGTTGTCAGCCATATGTTATTCCGCATGTTGGAGGAACAGGGAGACCGCCCTTATCCGGACACCCTGCGCTGTGTTCTGCTTGGCGGCGGGCCCGCCCCCCTGCCGCTGCTGGAAGATTGTGAACGGAGAAATATTCCGGTCGTACAAACCTATGGGATGACGGAGACCGGATCGCAAATCGTCACGCTGTCGCCGGAGGACGCCATCCGCAAACTGGGCTCGGCAGGCAAGCCGCTGCTGCCGGCAGAATTGCGGATCGAGCTGGACGGGCAGATTTTGCCAGCCGGTGAAGTGGGTGAAATCGCGGTACGCGGACCGAGTGTGACAATTGGCTACTACAATCGTCCGGAGACAACAAAGGAAGCGCTGCGTGACGGCTGGTTGCATACGGGCGATCTTGGCTACCTGGATGAAGAAGGATATTTGTACGTATTGGATCGCCGCAAGGACCTGATCATCTCCGGCGGTGAAAACGTATACCCGGCAGAGGTGGAGTCGGTCTTGCTGGCGCATGATGCGATCAAAGAGGCGGGCGTTACCGGCATCCCTGATGAAAAATGGGGACAAGTGCCGGTCGCGGCAGTCAAACTGACGGAAAATCAGACGGTGACCGAGGCGGAACTGATCGAATTTTGTCGGAAACAGCTTGCTTCTTACAAAGTACCGAAGCGCATCCAGTTTGTCGACCAGTTGCCGCGCAACGCGTCTGACAAACTGCTGCGCCGCTTATTGGCCGATCTGTTCCGGGAAGAAGCCGGGGCTCGCTAG